The genomic stretch GTCTATTTCTGGCACGATGGAGCAAACGCCGAGACTCGCCGTTACGTATGGCAATGTTGCATGATGGCTATGGGTGATACTTAACTCTTCTATCGTGGTGCGAATGCGGTTGGCAACGTGTTTTGCGCCTTCCATTTCTGTTTCAGGCAATATAACGGCAAACTCTTCACCACCAATACGCGCGATTTTGTCGAGGCAGCGAAGCTTCATGCTACGAATGGCTTCAGCAATCATACGTAAGCACTCATCGCCTTGTTGATGACCAAAGGTGTCGTTGTATTTCTTAAAGTGGTCTATGTCAAAAATGATCATCGAAATAGGGACACTTGAACGTTGTGAGCGGTGCCATTCGTCTTGGAATATTTCTTCAAAACGACGACGGTTATTCAGGCCGGTTAAACTGTCAGTGGTTGACAGCAACAATAGTTGTTCGTTGGTCTCTTCAAGTTGCTGCTGCAACTCTTCCAATTCGGCCAATTTCTGATCGAACTCTAAGGTTTTTTTCTTAAGTGCATGTCGCTGCTCGTAAAGCTCGAGAAAAACCCGCACCTTACTTTGAAACACCAGGGTATTCAGCGGCTTTAATAAGTAATCAACAGCGCCATGCTCATACCCTTTAAAAATGTGTTCATCGGCCTTGGATGCCGCAGTGACAAAGATAATTGGGATATTGCGCGTCTTACGATTCCCACGCATTAACTCGGCGACTTCAAAGCCATTCATGTTTGGCATTTGTACATCAAGCAAGACCAGGGCAAAGTCGTGATCTAAGGTGTGGGCAAGCGCTTCTTCGCCTGACGTGGCACGCACCAAATTGACATCAAAGCATTCTAGTAAACCTTCTAAAGTCAGTAGGTTTTCGATTTTGTCATCAACGATGAGTAGGGTTGGTTTATCAGGCATGTTCAGCAATCACATAAAGTATTTAAGTAATGACCAATCTCTTCCAAAGAAAGGACGTGGTCGACATCAACGGCAGCCATGGCCGCGGCAGGCATGGCTTTCGCTTCTGCACTATCAATGGATTGGACTAGGGTTAGTCCACCCAGTGTTTTGATTTTTTTGAGACCTAAGGCACCGTCGGAATTGGCCCCCGTCAGTACGATACCGATCAACGCGTTTCTATAGTAATCAGCCGCCGTTTCGAACAGCACGTCGATGGAGGGTCGTGAAAAATTGACGGGCGGGTCGACCGACAGTGCGATACAACCATCGGTCTCAATCATCATATGGTAATTGGGTGGTGCGATGTACATATTGCCATTTTTGATTGGCTGCTTGTCTTCTGCTTCATGGACCGACAAATGGCTCTTGCTATCAAAGTGGGCGGCAATGTAACTCTCCGGAGAGGCACTGATATGCTGAACCAACAAAATAGGGATACAAAATGAATCCTTAAGTTGCTGTAATACCGTTGCAACGGCTGCCAATCCTCCAGCGGATGCCCCGATTACAACAGCTTCATATTTGTGCCTGCAACAATCCATGCTTACCTTATCCGTTTCTTGCGATAGATCTTTTCTTTTTCGGAGACCAGATCAAACTTGTCCGCGATCGAAGAAAAACGCATCGATTCTTTAGAGCCAAGACATAAGAAGCCCCCCGGCATCAAACTGTCGTAAAACAGACGAAAAACGCGGTCTTGAAGCTCACGATTAAAGTAGATCAATACATTTCGGCAGAATATAACATTCATTTCCCCAAAAACGCCATCGGTCGCCAAATTGTGAGGGGTAAACAAAGTTTTCTCTCTCAGGGCTGTCTTCATGATTACGCTGTCGTAATCAGCCGTGTAGTAGTCGGAAAACGAAGCGCTTCCCCCTGCAGCTTGGTAGTTGGCCGTGTACTGACGAATCAGGTCCATCGGGTAAATGCCTTGCTTGGCTTTCTCTAAAATCGCTTCGTTGAAATCAGTCGCGTAGACTTGCGCGCGATCCTTCATGCCTTCTTCTTCCAACAAAATGCCCATGGAGTACACTTCTTGCCCAGCAGAGCAGCCGGCATGCCACACTTTGACAAAAGGGTAGGTTTGCAAGTGCGGGATGATCACCTCACGCACACGTCGATAGAACCAAGGGTCTCGGAACATTTCGGTGACGTTGATGGATAAGTCCAACAGCATTTGGTCGAAGAAGCGCGGCTCATTGATCACTTTGTGCTGCATTTGCGAATAATTCGACATGCCCTCGATGGCGCGTCGATACTCTAATCGACGCTTGGTATGGGCCAGCGAATACTCACGGAAATCGTAGCCATATTTGCGGTATATCGCTTCAAGTAACAACTGAATTTCCAGTTGTTCGTTTGACAATTCAGTGACGCTTTCCATATCAGTACAACCAGACTCTTAACATTGAAAGTAACTTATCGGTATTTACCGGTTTCGCTAAATAATCACTTGCGCCCGCTTCGATGCACTTGCTTCTGTCGCCTTTCATGGCTTTCGCCGTTAAAGCAATGACAGGCAGCTTTTCATACACTTTTTGTTTGCGGATCTCTTCCATTGCTTCGTAACCGTCCATCTTCGGCATCATGATGTCCATGAGCACCACATCGATGTCTGGGTTTTCTTTGAGCTTGTCTAGGCTCTCTACGCCATCGCGTGCAATGACGATGTCCATCCCTTTGTCTTCAAGAATGCTCGATAGCGCGAAGACGTTTCTCATATCATCGTCCACCAGCAAGACTTTCTTGCCCGTTAAGACGGACTCTTTGTTGTGCACGGCTCTTAAAATACCGCGTTGCTCACTAGGCAAGTTGGCTTCTACACGGTGCAGGAAGAGGGCTGACTCATCCAAAAGACGCTCTGGCGACTTCACTCCTTTGATAATAATGCTCTCTGCATAGCGATTGAGTTCGCGCTCTTCTTCTTTACTTAGTTCGCGTCCGGTGTAGACGATAATCGGTACTCGAGCCGCGGTTTCACTTCGACGAATACGTTCAAGTAGCTCAAATCCGGTCATGTCTTCCAAGCCCAGATCCAACACCATGCAGTCGTAGCGATTGGACTCCAATTCTTCGAGTGCTTTTTCCCCGGTTGGAACCGCCACGATATGAATGTCGTTTTCACCGATTAGCTGGCGAATAGACTCTTGTTGGATGGCGTCATCTTCAACCACCAACAAACGTTTTACGGGTTTAGAGAGAATATCTTCGATATTACCAAACGCTTTTTCGAGCTTTTTCATATCGACTGGTTTGGTTAGGTAGCCAATTGCTCCCATGCGCAGCGCATCGAGGTTTGCGTCATTGGCAGACATAAAATGAACCGGGATATGGCGCGTCTCAGGGTTTTCTTTGAGTCGCTCCATGACGGTCCAGCCATCGATGCCGGGGAGGCCAATATCAAGAATGATGGCGCTGGGCTTGTAGTACTGAGCAAAGTGCAGGCCTGTTTCTCCGGTTTCCGCCACAATGCATTTGAAGCCACGTTCGCGGCCAAAATCACGCATAACGCTGGCGAAGGCGCGATCATCTTCAATGATCAACAAAGTACGATCTTCTGGCACCACGGTTTGTCGGTCATCTTCGACATAGCTATCGTTGTCCTGTTTGATGCTGTCCACCTTTTTGAATCCATTCAATTGGGGAATGGGCTCTTTTTCAACAGAGGGAACATCTTGAGCGGGAGGCGTTGGCTCTTGACGTTCAACAACGTCCATTGGCTCCATTGGGGCTAAGCTAATCGGTGATAGACTCGGTTGCGATTCAGGCTCTTTGACTTCATAACGCGTAGGGAAGATCACCGTAAAGATGCTGCCTTTTCCTTCTTCGCTCTTGAGGTGAATACGTCCGCCAAGTAAATGCGTCAACTCTTTCGAAATCGACAGACCTAGCCCTGTACCACCATATTTACGACTGGTACTGCCATCGGCTTGCTGGAAGGCTTGGAAGATAGCCAACTGCTGCTCTTTTTTAATGCCAATGCCGTCGTCTTTGACAGAGAACGCGATCAACGATTCACGAGGTTTATCGAGCAGTTTCGCTTGTTCAGGAGAAGGCAAAGCCATATTCAATGTCACGGCACCTTCGTGTGTGAACTTGAAGGCGTTAGTCAGTAAGTTACGCAAGATTTGTTGTAAACGCTGGGCATCTGTTTCGAGCGTTTGGGGCAAGTTAGGTGCACAAATCACTTGGAAGTCCAAATCTTTATCATCGGCGATGTCTTGGTAAAGTCTCAGAAGATCTTGTTCCACCGTTTGTAGGGGCACATCTTCAATGTGCAGATCGATCTTGCCTGCCTCGACCTTTGATAAGTCTAGAATTTCATTGATTAGCGAGAGAAGGTCTGAGCCCGATGAGTTAATGGCTTTGGCCGATTCAATCTGCTTCGCTGTTAAGTTGCCGTCTTTGTTATTGGCAAACAACTGAGACAAAATAAGGATGCTGTTTAACGGAGTACGAAGTTCATGAGACATGTTGGCCAAAAACTCGGACTTATATTTGCTGGCAATTTCCAACTCTTTGGCTTTCTCTTCGACAACAAGTTGCGCCTGATGCAGAGCCTCGTTTTTCTCCTTCATTTCTACTTGTTGTGATTCTAGCGCTTTAGTGCGCTCTTCCAACTCTTCGTTGGTCACGCGCAGTTCTTCTTGTTGCGCTTGCAGCTCTGCTTCAGAGGCACGCAGAACTTTGGTTTGCTCTTCTAGCTCTTCGTTGGTGACGCGAAGTTCTTCTTGCTGCGCTTGCAGTTCTTCTTCCGAGACGCGCAGTGCCTGTGTTTGCGCCTCGAGATCTTCATTCGCTTTGCTGAGATGTGCCTTTTGCTGCTGTGTCTCTTCAAGCAGGGATTTAATCACCAAACGCGCTTTTGTGGCGTTGAAAACGATAGCCAAATTGCCTACGACTTCATTAATAAAGCGTCTCTGAATAGGGGAGAATTCATGGAAAGCGCCGAGTAAGACTGTACCGATCAGTTGCTTATCCACACACAGTGGAATGGCCAAGAAATGCGTTGGCACGCTATCGCCTGCTGCGAAGTTGTAAACGGGTGCCTCGTCTGTAACGTGGTTAAACGCAATCACTTGTTGCTCTAAGCTGGCTTGGCCAACCATTCCTTCGCCAATTTGAATGCGATTGAAGTTACCGGAGCGATCAGAAAACGCGTAAGAAGCATTCAACTCAAGCTGCCCGTTCTCGAAGAGATAGAAGGCACCCAATTGTGCATTTAGATGACGTGTGAAAAAACGAATAAATCGGTTAGAAAGCTCGCTCAACTCAATATCGCCACGAAGTTCATTATCTAGCGTTTCTTTCCCTGATTTTAGCCAATCAAGATCACGCAACTGTGAGGCCATGTTATTAAGTGAGCGACCTAACTCGCCGAGTTCATCTTTTCTATCAATGGTCAGCGAGGAGTCGAGCTTTCCTTTGGCAATATGCTGCGCGAAATCCATACTAGCCAACAAGGGTGAAGTCACGGAGTTGGAGAATTTGATCGCAACAAAGCAGATCAGTACAAAAATCATCGCAGTAATAATGGTCAGCGCTTGATAGATGCGAGTAATCGGCGTGGTGACTTCATCTTGGTTAATCTTTGAGATCAAATACCAATCGTAACCAGGTACTTGAATGCGGTTAAATGTGACCAAAACAGGGCGGCCAGCACTGTCGATGTATGTGCCTTGGCCTCCAGTGTCACCTGCTGAACGCGCATCTGTCCAATAGTCGAGATCGTAGCCAAGTCTAAAGCCGACCACATAGCGGCCATTGCCCATGGTAACGATGTCAGAGCGCAGGGTAAATTGATTGCTGGTGGCGTCGAGACCCAAAAGGTACGATTCGCCCGTTTCACCCATACCGACTCGTGAGTCGACAATTTTCGTCACCAACTGTGGGGAAACCTGCATGGCTGCAATGGCAATCAAATTGCCGTCGTGATCGAGGATTGGGGCAGAAAAGTAGGCAACATATTGCCCTTGTGCCGCTTTGCTTTTTACAAAATCAGTAAAATACGTTGTGCTCTTTGCCACGGTTTTGGCCCACACTTTCGCCAGTGACGGATCGGTGTTTTCGTAGCTTAAGCTGTTTGCGTTGATGCGGCTCTTATCGTGCAGAGCGTAGAGGATCTTTCCTTTGTCTGGAGAGAGTACGAAAAATTCATTGTAATCGTAGGCGCTGGTGAAAGAGCTGATCACAGAGTCTTCGACTTCTTCAATCGAGTAGTTGACGCTAACGCCTGTTGTTAACCCCGTAGCGAAATCGCGCAGCTCGTCTGTGCCAGCCAACGTACCAATATCGAGTAATCGTTTTTCAAAAAAGGTATCAATCGAGGCGCTTCTTAGTGTCTGAATGGCAAGCAGCTCTTGGAAGGATTTTTTTATCAGGGCTTCCGATGCCATGCGGCCACTGAAAAGGGTGACGCAAACCATGGGTAAAATGCCAAAAATTATTAAGAGGGTAATCAATTTAGGACGAATACGTAAGTCCGCAAAGCTAATCATTTCAACATCACTATAATTACTGTTATACAACAAGTTTCTCTTATCTTGGACATCCGTTCAATTACGCATGCAACGAGGCTTGATAAGGATCTGGTTTTCTGCATCTCAAATCAATAACTACTTGATAAAATTCTCAATATATGAACTCGAATGTGCGAGTAATATTGGGTTAATCAAAGCGGTTTTTACCTTGTTTACAGGATGAAAGCAGCCCGCTCGCTGATTGGCACGTTATTTGAAGGCAATTATTTGGTGATGAAAGGGGCTTGGCATACTTGTGACCGCACAAAAATACGCAAAATAGTAAATAAAACTAGAGTTTTTACTCGTATTGTCTAATGACAATAAAATAGTGTTTTATTTGTATCGTTATGTTTTTAATAGGTTATTTGACTTTGAGATAACAGTTGTGCGCCCGAAAGTATTTGCAAGGTTATGTGAAGTAATTCAAAATTAACTGGTATAGCCAGTTTGAAGATTATGAACCAAGGTTTTTATGAAAGTCACAAATCTATTTAAAGACAAAGTCGACGCATTCTCTGCGCATCATTCTGAGTTTATTAATTGGATGTCTCCAACTCTACGTGAGTACTGGGGTGATTTTCTAGGAAAGGCGCAAGGAAGTTTTCTTTTCTCGAAAGTACGCGATCATCAGCAGCCTGCGGTGAATGAAGAAGTGTCATTGCCTGAGCCGATCGTACTCAAACCAGAAGCGCAGCTTGTTTACAACGAGTTAAGTGAAAAAATAGGTCAAGTGATTCATGTTGGTGATTGGATTCATGTTGATCAAGAGCGAATCAATCAATTTGGATTGGTGACAGAAGACATGCAATGGATTCATACGGATCCTGAGCGTGCAGCAGTAGAGTCGCCATTCAAAACCACCATCGCTCATGGCTTTTTAACATTAGCTCTATTGCCGAAGTTGACCGATTCAGTTAATCCTGACAATAACCTCTTCCCGACGGCGAAGATGGTTGTGAATATTGGCTTGAACCAAGTGCGTTTCCCATACCCGGTGAAATCGGGTAATAACTTACGCGCTTCAAGCACACTAACCAAAGTGACCCCAATTAAAAAAGGGTTAGAGATAGAGCGGGAAATCAAAGTGGAGATCGAGGGTGTTCGTCGTCCTGCTGCCGTTGTGGTTTCTGTTATTCAGCTCCATTTTTAAATCTTTGGTTCTATCGATTCTATAAAGAGCGCTCAAAGCGCTCTTTTTTGTTGTCGTTTTTCTCGGCTTCCGATTTCTCGTTACGTCAACCTGATGTCCCCATACTGAGAATGCATTAAATTAGTGCGTCTTTTACTCAGTCTTTGTTCGTAACTGCCTGCAAGTTACAAAATTTCCAAATTTCAAACTGATACGCTCCAAAGCAGTGACTTATATCAAGGAGTACATATGATTGGTTTGGAACCCATGGCTATTTCGTCCCACCTGGGATGGTTGCTACTGTTG from Vibrio vulnificus NBRC 15645 = ATCC 27562 encodes the following:
- a CDS encoding diguanylate cyclase, which produces MPDKPTLLIVDDKIENLLTLEGLLECFDVNLVRATSGEEALAHTLDHDFALVLLDVQMPNMNGFEVAELMRGNRKTRNIPIIFVTAASKADEHIFKGYEHGAVDYLLKPLNTLVFQSKVRVFLELYEQRHALKKKTLEFDQKLAELEELQQQLEETNEQLLLLSTTDSLTGLNNRRRFEEIFQDEWHRSQRSSVPISMIIFDIDHFKKYNDTFGHQQGDECLRMIAEAIRSMKLRCLDKIARIGGEEFAVILPETEMEGAKHVANRIRTTIEELSITHSHHATLPYVTASLGVCSIVPEIDTNPRLLLKKADEALYRAKRTGRNRIAEAQFDELYEQI
- a CDS encoding chemotaxis protein CheB, giving the protein MDCCRHKYEAVVIGASAGGLAAVATVLQQLKDSFCIPILLVQHISASPESYIAAHFDSKSHLSVHEAEDKQPIKNGNMYIAPPNYHMMIETDGCIALSVDPPVNFSRPSIDVLFETAADYYRNALIGIVLTGANSDGALGLKKIKTLGGLTLVQSIDSAEAKAMPAAAMAAVDVDHVLSLEEIGHYLNTLCDC
- a CDS encoding CheR family methyltransferase, with the protein product MESVTELSNEQLEIQLLLEAIYRKYGYDFREYSLAHTKRRLEYRRAIEGMSNYSQMQHKVINEPRFFDQMLLDLSINVTEMFRDPWFYRRVREVIIPHLQTYPFVKVWHAGCSAGQEVYSMGILLEEEGMKDRAQVYATDFNEAILEKAKQGIYPMDLIRQYTANYQAAGGSASFSDYYTADYDSVIMKTALREKTLFTPHNLATDGVFGEMNVIFCRNVLIYFNRELQDRVFRLFYDSLMPGGFLCLGSKESMRFSSIADKFDLVSEKEKIYRKKRIR
- a CDS encoding MaoC family dehydratase, whose amino-acid sequence is MKVTNLFKDKVDAFSAHHSEFINWMSPTLREYWGDFLGKAQGSFLFSKVRDHQQPAVNEEVSLPEPIVLKPEAQLVYNELSEKIGQVIHVGDWIHVDQERINQFGLVTEDMQWIHTDPERAAVESPFKTTIAHGFLTLALLPKLTDSVNPDNNLFPTAKMVVNIGLNQVRFPYPVKSGNNLRASSTLTKVTPIKKGLEIEREIKVEIEGVRRPAAVVVSVIQLHF